A single Deltaproteobacteria bacterium DNA region contains:
- a CDS encoding phosphoribosylaminoimidazolesuccinocarboxamide synthase: MSLRAALEAQIPHTLENTELPGLGPVERGKVRDIYRRDDQLILVASDRLSAFDRVLTTVPFKGELLTRTATYWFEQTADIVPNHIVSIPDPSVMVVRRCEPIPVEIIVRGYITGSLWRDYQDGSAAAYGLDFPADLRRDQAFPEAILTPTTKAERGEHDLPISREEILSRGLVDEALYAEAESVALKLFARGVELAAKRGLILVDTKYEFGLLDGKVVLMDEIHTPDSSRYWVAEGYAERFEAGEAQQMLDKENIRQWLIQTHGYKGDGPIPEIPAEVRADLAQKYVTAYETLTGRSFDAKPGNVHARIEKNLAEAGLL; encoded by the coding sequence ATGTCGCTGCGAGCCGCACTGGAAGCCCAGATCCCTCACACCCTCGAGAACACCGAGCTGCCGGGCCTCGGCCCCGTCGAGCGCGGCAAGGTGCGGGACATCTACCGCAGGGACGATCAGCTGATCCTGGTCGCCTCGGATCGCCTCTCGGCCTTCGACCGGGTGCTGACGACGGTCCCCTTCAAGGGAGAGCTCCTCACCCGCACGGCGACCTACTGGTTCGAGCAGACCGCCGACATCGTCCCCAACCACATCGTGTCGATCCCCGATCCTTCGGTGATGGTCGTGCGGCGCTGCGAGCCGATCCCGGTCGAGATCATCGTCCGCGGCTACATCACCGGCTCCCTCTGGCGCGACTACCAGGACGGCAGCGCCGCGGCCTACGGCCTCGACTTCCCCGCCGATCTGCGCCGCGACCAGGCCTTCCCCGAGGCCATCCTCACCCCGACCACCAAGGCCGAGCGAGGGGAGCACGACCTGCCGATCTCCCGGGAGGAGATCCTCTCCCGCGGGCTGGTCGACGAGGCCCTCTACGCCGAGGCCGAGAGCGTGGCCCTGAAGCTCTTCGCCCGGGGCGTGGAGCTGGCGGCGAAGCGCGGGCTGATCCTGGTCGACACCAAGTACGAGTTCGGCCTCCTCGACGGCAAGGTCGTGCTGATGGACGAGATCCACACCCCCGACTCCAGCCGCTACTGGGTCGCGGAGGGCTACGCCGAGCGCTTCGAGGCCGGCGAGGCCCAGCAGATGCTGGACAAGGAGAACATCCGGCAGTGGCTGATCCAGACCCACGGCTACAAGGGGGACGGCCCGATCCCGGAGATCCCCGCCGAGGTGCGAGCGGACCTGGCCCAGAAGTACGTGACGGCCTACGAGACCCTCACCGGCCGGAGCTTCGACGCGAAGCCCGGCAACGTCCACGCGCGGATCGAGAAGAACCTCGCCGAGGCCGGCCTGCTCTAG
- a CDS encoding lamin tail domain-containing protein, giving the protein MQPIRALLVASLALTYLLPALAAKPADGVVISEVFYNDSNDNEWIELHNPTASAVVIDGWTIDDGDNEGMLKIVSTHLGPNFGIMPGGSVVLAQRASTFAANHCFQPDFAMIVGASTAAGLEPQTTQAFLLSNTDDQVILRDGTGTVVDAVGWGCQKSSSSSPCGTDSNALQTPLLSTSAAFKSAIRTDPAQEGDEPAGEVSEVLPLDVADAHDGTSSGGLWTHVRTATFTAGVSNCDPDISLYAHAGPTTGGLIRFPYISALTVSSAAAGTGGVELIVQGEAFEPGATVSFGGTGILVRQSQWVSSEAIRVVIDLRPSATPGARDVTVSQPSGYGDTVAAAFTVTAHAIVPATEVVISELLPAPTGGGTAGEWLELFNPTGTFVSLDGWTLSDGTATLTLPDPVAGQPDLIFVPAASVVLARDADLFRSTHGVDPDFAIAPGATTAWPVVESAGSFELLDSGGRVYLRDEVGLLVDAVAWGSQPPASDLTHALPYAPATGESVYRVERADQGDEQGGALNERFVEAFETSDRLPTAQVSDLGEGPETGGLQAIPILTSVSPPSAEQGTTGVTLTIDGRNFAPTATVTITDAGITYWSTTVISENQIEVVIDIDPTAPVSLRDVRVTNPGGYQGTLPGGFRVTLPLPLLTVVSPASVFQGDTSVVLDLTGVNTHFTAGDSQVLLGDGTGYAIEAISVTSLTSLQVTVTFLLNATPGLWDVRVSTAAFSESAVGTGLLEVRPLPRVEAVNPATGNQGQTLGVTLSGLYTDFLAAAPSVDFGPDITVSNVSALGATTLTATLDIGPFATLGPRGVTVTTGAEVAPSAAPVFEVLPRPAIVTVTPATAFQGDTLYVTLEGINTSWLAGISTASFGAGVTVRSLTVNGPASAVAQIAIDPAASPGSRDVAVTTGTELAGLPSAFEVVGRPRVTGITPASVQQGASGLSLALTGEYTSWDATTTVSFSDLGLSVSNVSVTSPTSLTLTLDVAGNAPLGLRDVLCTTGSEVALATGGLRVTALAYISAVSPPRATQGQSLTLEVMGANTAFTGGVSTLDLGPGIAVSNLSVTSPSRLTADLVVDPAAALGSRDVVVDTGGTVAVGTALFTVDPLPYVSSVSPGSGVQGTRLSVDLGGVNTSFDAGSFASFGTGVAVVGQSAAGPTALTVELAIAIDAPPGVRDVTVFTGTEIAAGAGLFEVIQAPEIISVTPDAAATGDVLDVAVVGLATHFAPGITAVDFGPGIGVTTVTVTSATVLTASIAVSGKAAPGLRDVTVTTGGEQAIALDAFTVLLQPRLRRITPASGVQGDLVIIEVEGQGTSFVEGDVTLDLGAGANVSNLSVAGTLRFVAEVNLDLDAPPGLRDVVVTTGGQTLTLADGFTVNALSRVASVSPASARREDVVDVTLTGVNTSWGSGSGAVFGDGITVSNVACPAATTCTATLTIEPLARLGLRDVTVITQGQTAQGFGLFDVLPKAQIDAIFPDHAVQGEGLVVTVVISGALIAGTSDALDFGPGITVGGLQLAADLRSITANLIVDLTAAAGPRDVIVRTSDAGDLVAADGFRVEGRASILTATPASIPQGETVEVTLLGDRTSFDADLSIVDFGEGTAIAELTVVSAEELRARVRASPLAELGPRDVTVTTGTEIAIGLGLVNIVEAGTPIDGDPNAGEGGCSCSSPAGTTPGGALGLLFLLGLALFGRRRR; this is encoded by the coding sequence ATGCAGCCGATCCGAGCCCTACTCGTGGCCAGCCTCGCCCTGACCTACCTCCTGCCCGCGCTGGCGGCCAAGCCGGCGGACGGCGTGGTGATCTCCGAGGTCTTCTACAACGACAGCAACGACAACGAGTGGATCGAGCTCCACAACCCCACGGCCTCCGCCGTGGTCATCGACGGCTGGACGATCGACGACGGCGACAACGAGGGGATGCTCAAGATCGTCTCCACCCACCTGGGCCCGAACTTCGGGATCATGCCCGGCGGGTCGGTGGTCCTCGCCCAGCGCGCGAGCACCTTCGCCGCCAACCACTGCTTCCAGCCCGACTTCGCCATGATCGTCGGCGCGAGCACGGCGGCGGGCCTCGAGCCCCAGACGACCCAGGCCTTCCTGCTCTCCAATACCGACGATCAGGTGATCCTGCGCGACGGGACCGGCACCGTCGTCGACGCCGTCGGCTGGGGCTGCCAGAAGTCCAGCAGCAGCTCACCCTGCGGGACCGACAGCAACGCGCTGCAGACGCCGCTGCTCTCCACCTCCGCGGCCTTCAAGAGCGCCATCCGGACCGATCCGGCGCAGGAGGGCGACGAGCCCGCCGGAGAGGTCAGCGAGGTGCTGCCCCTCGACGTCGCCGATGCCCACGACGGCACCTCCTCCGGCGGGCTGTGGACCCACGTCCGCACGGCGACCTTCACCGCCGGCGTGAGCAACTGCGATCCGGACATCTCCCTCTACGCCCACGCCGGCCCGACCACCGGCGGGCTGATCCGCTTCCCCTACATCAGCGCCCTCACCGTCTCCTCGGCGGCGGCCGGCACCGGCGGCGTCGAGCTGATCGTGCAGGGTGAGGCCTTCGAGCCGGGCGCGACCGTCTCCTTCGGCGGCACCGGCATCCTGGTCCGGCAGTCCCAGTGGGTCTCCTCCGAGGCGATCCGGGTCGTGATCGACCTGCGCCCCTCGGCCACCCCGGGCGCCCGGGACGTCACGGTCAGCCAGCCGAGCGGCTACGGCGACACGGTGGCCGCGGCCTTCACCGTGACCGCGCACGCGATCGTGCCGGCCACCGAGGTCGTGATCTCCGAGCTGCTGCCCGCGCCCACCGGCGGCGGCACCGCCGGGGAGTGGCTGGAGCTCTTCAACCCCACCGGCACCTTCGTCTCCCTCGACGGCTGGACCCTCTCCGACGGCACCGCCACCCTCACCCTGCCCGATCCGGTGGCCGGGCAGCCCGATCTGATCTTCGTCCCGGCGGCCTCGGTGGTCCTGGCCCGGGACGCCGATCTCTTCCGCAGCACCCACGGGGTCGATCCCGACTTCGCCATCGCCCCCGGGGCGACCACCGCCTGGCCGGTGGTGGAGAGCGCAGGGAGCTTCGAGCTCCTCGACAGCGGCGGCCGCGTCTACCTGCGGGACGAGGTGGGGCTCCTGGTGGACGCCGTGGCCTGGGGCAGCCAGCCGCCGGCCTCGGACCTGACCCACGCGCTGCCCTACGCGCCCGCCACCGGGGAGAGCGTCTACCGGGTCGAGCGGGCCGATCAGGGCGACGAGCAGGGCGGGGCGCTCAACGAGCGCTTCGTCGAGGCCTTCGAGACATCCGACCGCCTGCCCACCGCGCAGGTGAGCGACCTGGGCGAGGGCCCCGAGACCGGCGGCCTCCAGGCCATCCCCATCCTCACCTCGGTCAGCCCGCCCTCCGCCGAGCAGGGGACCACCGGGGTCACCCTCACCATCGACGGGCGCAACTTCGCCCCCACCGCCACGGTGACCATCACCGACGCGGGCATCACCTACTGGTCCACCACCGTGATCTCGGAGAACCAGATCGAGGTCGTGATCGACATCGACCCCACCGCGCCCGTCTCCCTGCGCGACGTCCGGGTGACCAACCCCGGCGGCTACCAGGGGACCTTGCCCGGCGGCTTCCGGGTGACCCTGCCCTTGCCCCTGCTCACGGTGGTCAGCCCGGCCAGCGTCTTCCAGGGCGACACCTCGGTGGTGCTCGATCTCACCGGCGTGAACACCCACTTCACCGCCGGCGACTCGCAGGTGCTCCTCGGCGACGGCACCGGCTACGCCATCGAGGCGATCAGCGTCACCAGCCTCACCAGCCTGCAGGTGACCGTCACCTTCCTCCTCAACGCGACCCCGGGTCTCTGGGACGTGCGGGTCTCCACCGCGGCCTTCTCCGAGTCGGCGGTGGGGACCGGCCTGCTGGAGGTCCGCCCCTTGCCGCGGGTGGAGGCGGTGAACCCGGCCACCGGCAACCAGGGCCAGACGCTGGGGGTCACGCTCAGCGGCCTCTACACCGACTTCCTGGCGGCCGCGCCCTCGGTCGACTTCGGTCCCGACATCACGGTCTCGAACGTCTCGGCGCTCGGCGCGACCACCCTCACCGCCACCCTCGACATCGGCCCCTTCGCCACCCTCGGGCCGCGGGGCGTCACGGTCACCACCGGCGCCGAGGTGGCGCCCAGCGCCGCGCCCGTCTTCGAGGTGCTGCCCCGGCCGGCGATCGTCACCGTCACCCCGGCCACCGCCTTCCAGGGCGACACCCTCTACGTCACCCTCGAGGGGATCAACACCAGCTGGCTGGCCGGCATCTCCACCGCCAGCTTCGGCGCGGGGGTCACCGTCCGCTCGCTCACCGTGAACGGGCCCGCCTCCGCGGTGGCCCAGATCGCCATCGATCCGGCCGCGAGCCCGGGCAGCCGGGACGTCGCGGTGACGACCGGCACCGAGCTCGCCGGGCTCCCGAGCGCCTTCGAGGTCGTCGGCCGCCCGCGGGTCACCGGCATCACCCCGGCCAGCGTGCAGCAGGGGGCCAGCGGCCTCTCCCTGGCGCTCACGGGCGAGTACACGAGCTGGGACGCGACCACCACGGTCTCCTTCTCCGACCTCGGGCTGTCGGTCTCCAACGTCTCGGTGACGAGCCCGACCTCCCTCACCCTCACCCTCGACGTGGCGGGCAACGCGCCCCTGGGGCTGCGCGACGTCCTCTGCACGACCGGCAGCGAGGTCGCCCTGGCCACCGGCGGGCTCCGGGTGACCGCCCTGGCCTACATCAGCGCGGTCAGCCCGCCCCGGGCGACCCAGGGGCAGAGCCTCACCCTCGAGGTGATGGGCGCCAACACCGCCTTCACCGGCGGCGTGAGCACCCTCGACCTGGGACCCGGGATCGCCGTCTCCAATCTCTCGGTCACCTCGCCCAGCCGCCTCACCGCCGACCTCGTCGTGGATCCGGCGGCCGCCCTCGGCAGCCGGGACGTGGTGGTCGACACCGGCGGCACCGTGGCGGTGGGCACCGCCCTCTTCACGGTGGATCCGCTGCCCTACGTGAGCAGCGTGAGCCCGGGCAGCGGCGTCCAGGGCACGCGCCTCTCGGTGGACCTCGGCGGCGTGAACACCAGCTTCGACGCCGGCTCCTTCGCCAGCTTCGGCACCGGCGTGGCGGTGGTCGGCCAGAGCGCCGCCGGGCCGACCGCGCTCACCGTCGAGCTGGCCATCGCCATCGACGCCCCCCCGGGGGTGCGGGACGTGACCGTCTTCACCGGCACCGAGATCGCCGCGGGCGCCGGCCTCTTCGAGGTGATCCAGGCGCCCGAGATCATCAGCGTCACGCCGGACGCCGCCGCCACCGGTGACGTCCTCGACGTGGCCGTCGTCGGGCTCGCGACCCACTTCGCCCCCGGGATCACCGCGGTCGACTTCGGCCCCGGGATCGGGGTGACCACGGTGACCGTCACCTCCGCGACGGTGCTCACCGCCAGCATCGCCGTGAGCGGAAAGGCCGCGCCCGGCCTGCGTGACGTGACCGTGACCACCGGCGGGGAGCAGGCCATCGCCCTGGACGCCTTCACCGTCCTCCTGCAGCCGCGCCTGCGGCGGATCACCCCCGCCAGCGGCGTGCAGGGCGACCTGGTGATCATCGAGGTCGAGGGCCAGGGGACCAGCTTCGTCGAGGGAGACGTCACCCTGGATCTGGGCGCCGGCGCCAACGTCTCGAACCTGAGCGTCGCCGGCACCCTGCGCTTCGTCGCCGAGGTCAACCTCGATCTCGACGCCCCCCCGGGGCTGCGCGACGTGGTCGTGACCACCGGCGGCCAGACCCTGACCCTCGCCGACGGCTTCACCGTCAACGCCCTCTCCCGGGTCGCGTCGGTGAGCCCGGCGTCCGCCCGCCGCGAGGACGTGGTGGACGTGACCCTCACCGGCGTGAACACGAGCTGGGGCTCGGGCAGCGGCGCCGTCTTCGGTGACGGCATCACCGTCAGCAACGTGGCCTGCCCGGCCGCCACCACCTGCACCGCCACCCTCACCATCGAGCCCCTGGCGCGGCTGGGGCTGCGGGACGTCACCGTGATCACCCAGGGCCAGACCGCGCAGGGCTTCGGCCTCTTCGATGTCCTGCCCAAGGCGCAGATCGACGCGATCTTCCCGGACCACGCCGTCCAGGGCGAGGGCCTGGTGGTCACGGTGGTCATCTCCGGGGCCCTCATCGCGGGCACCAGCGACGCCCTGGACTTCGGGCCGGGGATCACGGTCGGCGGCCTGCAGCTCGCCGCCGACCTGCGCTCGATCACCGCCAACCTCATCGTCGACCTCACCGCCGCGGCCGGGCCGCGCGACGTCATCGTGCGCACCAGCGACGCCGGCGATCTCGTCGCCGCCGACGGCTTCCGGGTCGAGGGGCGGGCGAGCATCCTCACCGCCACCCCCGCCTCGATCCCGCAGGGCGAGACGGTGGAGGTGACCCTCCTGGGCGACCGCACCTCCTTCGACGCCGACCTCTCGATCGTCGACTTCGGAGAGGGCACCGCCATCGCCGAGCTCACCGTGGTGAGCGCCGAGGAGCTGCGGGCCCGGGTGCGGGCCTCGCCCCTCGCCGAGCTGGGCCCGCGGGACGTCACCGTCACCACCGGCACCGAGATCGCCATCGGCCTGGGCCTGGTGAACATCGTCGAGGCGGGCACCCCGATCGACGGCGATCCGAACGCCGGCGAGGGCGGCTGCAGCTGCAGCAGCCCGGCGGGGACCACGCCCGGCGGAGCCCTGGGGCTCCTCTTCCTCCTCGGCCTCGCGCTCTTCGGTCGCCGGCGCCGCTGA
- a CDS encoding HAD-IA family hydrolase has product MSVDAILFDLDGTLVDSRQDLALSVQVAFEELELPVPDFDAVIASVGHGARHLVKVLMPENDWDEASLDRVIGAFRAHYLEHLLDHTRPFEGLREVVEELSAAVPLAVLTNKPGEMARRIIEGLGWDGAFRFVMGPDDAGSLKPDPVGLLNLLGRMGVEPGRAIYVGDMPIDVEVAKAAGCQSVAVTWGLAEEGAIEVSGPDRLLHQPSELLQLIPG; this is encoded by the coding sequence ATGAGCGTGGATGCGATCCTCTTCGACCTCGATGGAACCCTGGTGGACAGCCGCCAGGATCTGGCGCTCTCGGTGCAGGTGGCCTTCGAGGAGCTCGAGCTGCCCGTCCCCGACTTCGACGCGGTGATCGCCTCGGTGGGCCACGGCGCCCGTCACCTGGTGAAGGTCCTGATGCCCGAGAACGACTGGGACGAGGCCTCCCTCGATCGGGTGATCGGGGCCTTCCGCGCCCACTATCTGGAGCACCTCCTCGATCACACCCGCCCCTTCGAGGGGCTGAGGGAGGTCGTCGAGGAGCTCTCGGCGGCGGTGCCGCTGGCGGTGCTCACCAACAAGCCCGGCGAGATGGCCCGGCGGATCATCGAAGGGCTCGGCTGGGATGGGGCCTTCCGCTTCGTGATGGGGCCCGACGACGCCGGCTCCCTCAAGCCCGATCCGGTGGGGCTGCTGAACCTGCTCGGGAGGATGGGGGTCGAGCCGGGGAGGGCGATCTATGTGGGGGATATGCCCATCGACGTGGAGGTGGCGAAGGCCGCTGGTTGCCAGTCGGTGGCGGTGACCTGGGGTCTGGCCGAGGAGGGGGCGATCGAGGTGTCGGGGCCGGATCGTCTCCTGCATCAGCCCTCCGAGCTGCTGCAGCTGATCCCGGGCTGA
- a CDS encoding MBL fold metallo-hydrolase, whose product MAIAYAVLASGSKGNCTWVRAGDTAVLVDCGLSALAIRRRLEAIGESLAEVSAVICTHGHGDHVAGAAVLARKHGLRIHGTVETLARLPGSPPEASLVEVPREGRFALGDLTVQTVPTLHDAPGSFAVRLEVAGASLGVITDLGLPSEGLIRAFSGLTGLVLEMNHDEEMLLYGPYPEPLKRRIRSDLGHLSNAEGAALLARLLHPGLQQVTLAHLSETNNLPEHALSAARSVVGARGRPTLTVARQGAPGERVDLEIPRGGQLGLPLSFG is encoded by the coding sequence ATGGCGATCGCCTATGCCGTCCTGGCCTCGGGCTCGAAGGGGAACTGCACCTGGGTGCGCGCGGGGGACACCGCCGTGCTGGTCGACTGCGGCCTCTCGGCGCTCGCGATCCGCCGCCGCCTCGAGGCCATCGGGGAGTCCCTCGCCGAGGTGAGCGCCGTGATCTGCACCCACGGCCACGGCGATCACGTGGCGGGGGCCGCCGTCCTCGCGCGCAAGCACGGCCTGAGGATCCACGGCACGGTCGAGACTCTCGCCCGGCTGCCCGGCTCGCCTCCCGAGGCCTCGCTGGTCGAGGTCCCCCGCGAGGGGCGCTTCGCCCTGGGTGACCTGACCGTGCAGACGGTGCCCACCCTCCACGACGCGCCCGGCTCCTTCGCCGTGCGCCTCGAGGTCGCCGGGGCCTCCCTCGGGGTGATCACCGACCTCGGCCTGCCGAGCGAGGGGTTGATCCGCGCCTTCTCCGGGCTCACCGGGCTGGTGCTGGAGATGAACCACGACGAGGAGATGCTCCTCTACGGCCCCTACCCCGAGCCGCTCAAGCGCAGGATCCGCAGCGACCTGGGGCACCTCTCCAACGCCGAGGGCGCCGCGCTCCTCGCCCGGCTCCTCCACCCCGGCCTGCAGCAGGTGACCCTGGCCCACCTCTCCGAGACCAACAACCTGCCCGAGCACGCCCTCTCGGCGGCCCGCTCGGTGGTCGGGGCGCGGGGGCGGCCCACGCTGACCGTGGCCCGGCAAGGTGCGCCCGGCGAGCGGGTCGACCTGGAGATTCCCCGGGGGGGCCAGCTGGGGCTCCCCCTGTCCTTCGGCTGA
- a CDS encoding TlpA disulfide reductase family protein → MKKLTPDQWMGVILALMAVGILALSVLDMRGGSAAGLRVAEGEPMLALEGPDLEGETLRFAAGDSGGKVLLIDFWATWCPPCVAEMPILASIHRELQAEGVEVIAVNADTAGGREGQARLVRGFLKQQQIDLPVLLDDGRNQAVYGIRSFPTLIVVGVDGKVSKIFGGLTSRDHLLKAIERAKMPAS, encoded by the coding sequence ATGAAGAAGCTCACACCGGACCAGTGGATGGGAGTCATCCTCGCCCTGATGGCAGTGGGCATCCTCGCCCTCTCGGTCCTCGACATGCGGGGCGGCAGCGCCGCGGGCCTGCGGGTGGCCGAGGGCGAGCCGATGCTGGCCCTCGAGGGACCGGACCTCGAGGGCGAGACCCTCCGCTTCGCCGCCGGCGACAGCGGGGGCAAGGTCCTGCTGATCGACTTCTGGGCCACCTGGTGTCCCCCCTGCGTCGCCGAGATGCCGATCCTGGCCTCCATCCACCGGGAGCTGCAGGCCGAGGGGGTCGAGGTGATCGCCGTGAACGCCGACACCGCCGGCGGCCGGGAGGGCCAGGCCCGGCTGGTGCGCGGGTTCCTGAAGCAGCAGCAGATCGATCTGCCCGTCCTCCTCGACGACGGCCGCAACCAGGCCGTCTACGGGATCCGCTCCTTCCCGACCCTCATCGTCGTGGGGGTGGACGGAAAGGTGAGCAAGATCTTCGGGGGGCTGACCTCGCGGGATCACCTGCTGAAGGCGATCGAGCGGGCGAAGATGCCGGCCAGCTGA
- the purB gene encoding adenylosuccinate lyase — MIERYSREEMKRLWTDAARFELWFEVERLATEAMVGLGEVPEADYRACVERRPTFDDAAVARIFEIEETTRHDVIAFLTYVEEQIGEESRWLHLGMTSSDVLDTAFAVQLCRAADLLLADLDLVLEALERLAKAHRMTPMIGRSHGIHAEPTTFGLVVAGFYEEFRRHRMRLKGARAHIAVGKVSGAVGTFAHLSPAVEDHVCRELGLVGEPAATQVVARDRHAELFSALAGIGSSIERVAVEIRHLQRTEVGEAQEPFRKGQKGSSAMPHKRNPILSENLTGLARLLRSYAGAALENVALWHQRDISHSSVERVIAPDATIVLDFALHRLLRLMSDLVVHPDRMMKNLESTGGMVFSQTLLLALAKKGLKRQEAYVMVQRNAMAWWDRGVPLLDSVQADPEILEYLSEREIEAAFDLERQLGHVDDIFARVFGE; from the coding sequence ATGATCGAGCGCTACTCCCGCGAGGAGATGAAGAGGCTCTGGACCGACGCGGCCCGCTTCGAGCTGTGGTTCGAGGTCGAGCGGCTGGCCACCGAGGCCATGGTGGGGCTGGGTGAGGTGCCCGAGGCGGACTACCGGGCCTGCGTCGAGCGGCGCCCCACCTTCGACGACGCCGCGGTCGCCCGCATCTTCGAGATCGAGGAGACGACCCGCCACGACGTCATCGCCTTCCTCACCTACGTCGAGGAGCAGATCGGCGAGGAGAGCCGCTGGCTCCACCTCGGCATGACCTCCTCCGACGTCCTCGACACCGCGTTCGCGGTGCAGCTCTGCCGGGCGGCGGACCTGCTCCTCGCCGACCTCGATCTGGTCCTCGAGGCCCTGGAGCGGCTGGCCAAGGCCCACCGGATGACGCCGATGATCGGGCGCTCGCATGGCATCCACGCCGAGCCGACCACCTTCGGCCTGGTGGTGGCGGGCTTCTACGAGGAGTTCCGGCGTCACCGGATGCGCCTGAAGGGCGCGCGCGCCCACATCGCCGTGGGCAAGGTCAGCGGCGCGGTGGGCACCTTCGCCCACCTCTCTCCGGCGGTGGAGGATCACGTCTGCCGCGAGCTGGGCCTGGTCGGTGAGCCCGCCGCCACCCAGGTCGTGGCTCGCGATCGACACGCCGAGCTCTTCTCGGCCCTCGCCGGCATCGGCTCGAGCATCGAGCGGGTCGCGGTGGAGATTCGCCACCTGCAGCGCACCGAGGTGGGCGAGGCCCAGGAGCCCTTCCGCAAGGGCCAGAAGGGCTCCTCGGCGATGCCCCACAAGCGCAACCCGATCCTCTCCGAGAACCTCACCGGGCTGGCGCGGCTCCTGCGCTCCTACGCGGGCGCGGCCCTCGAGAACGTCGCCCTCTGGCACCAGCGCGACATCTCGCACTCCTCGGTCGAGCGGGTCATCGCCCCCGACGCGACGATCGTGCTCGACTTCGCCCTCCACCGCCTCCTGCGCCTGATGAGCGACCTCGTCGTCCACCCCGATCGGATGATGAAGAACCTCGAGTCCACCGGCGGGATGGTCTTCTCCCAGACCCTCCTCCTCGCCCTGGCCAAGAAGGGGCTCAAGCGTCAGGAGGCCTACGTCATGGTGCAGCGCAACGCCATGGCCTGGTGGGATCGCGGCGTGCCGCTGCTGGACTCGGTGCAGGCCGACCCCGAGATCCTCGAGTACCTCTCCGAGCGGGAGATCGAGGCCGCCTTCGACCTCGAGCGGCAGCTCGGGCACGTCGACGACATCTTCGCCCGCGTCTTCGGCGAGTAG